GTGTTCGGCAAGCTGATCGTTCAGGGCGGCGTCACCTCGGGCATCCTCAACGCGGTGGTGGCGGAAGACCTTCCCGGCCCGGGTTCGGTGTTCCTCGAGGTCTCGTGGAAATTCGTCAAGGCGGTCGGCGTCGGCGAATTGATCACCGGCCGCGTCGAGGTCAAGGACGTGCGCGCCGACAAGCCGATCACGAAGCTGGAGACATCGGTGCGCAACGAGGCGGGCGACGTCTGCCTCACCGGCACCGCGACGGTGTTCACCGTGCCGCTCGCCAATGGCTGAGCCTTTGCGATGACACTATGGGCAACGACGCTCCGGCGCACCGAGCTCGCATCGGCCGACATTCCCGAGGATATGCGCCGCTGGAGGGTGCTCGGACTGCTTTGCCTGGCCGTCGTGCTGTCGCTGACCACCTGGTTCTCGGCGACGGCGATCACGGCCGAGCTCAAGGCGGCATGGCGCCTGTCCGGACCGATCGACATCTGGCTGACCAACGGCGTGCAGATCGGCTTCGTCGCCGGCGCGCTGGCCGCCGGCCTGGTCAACTTGCCCG
The window above is part of the Mesorhizobium sp. WSM4904 genome. Proteins encoded here:
- a CDS encoding MaoC family dehydratase, whose amino-acid sequence is MTVHLMKDGWIGVINGRPQVGAVAERSRRTRPEDIDAFADMTGDRNPLHYDKRLAEASVFGKLIVQGGVTSGILNAVVAEDLPGPGSVFLEVSWKFVKAVGVGELITGRVEVKDVRADKPITKLETSVRNEAGDVCLTGTATVFTVPLANG